The Hordeum vulgare subsp. vulgare chromosome 7H, MorexV3_pseudomolecules_assembly, whole genome shotgun sequence DNA window TTGCAGTGAAGCTCCGCCGACGACGCCGACGAGATGTTGAGATGGAGCCCGCGGTGTCGGTGTCGCGCTCCAATGAATCATTGCCAGAGCTGCAATCGGTTGTCGGCGTTGCGTTGGAGCACCCCCGCGCCAGTGCGACGCTGCAATGGTGTTTCACCGGCGGCGGCAAGAGCTGCGAAGCAGCGCCCCTGAGCTGCAATGCAGCTTCACCGATGGCATCGAGAGCTGCGATGCAACGCCCAAAGCTGTAATGAAGCTTCACCGGCGGCTGCAATGGAGCTTTACCAGCGGCTCCAAGATCTGCGATGCAGCGTCCAAACTGCAATGAAGCTCCACTCGCGCCGCAATGAAGCTTCATCACGATGAGCAGCCGTTGCTCGTGTTGACCAGATCCAACGTCTTTGTAGAACGCATTTAATGATTAAGAACCCGACTGATTTCCTAAAAAAATTGACGGTTGATCCATAGCAGCCGCCTATAATTTTCCAATACAGCTCCTTTTGACtagctttgaccctcccaagaaaAAGGCAACCTCACTAAAAACGGCTGAACAAAGAGAAATCTAAACGGACCGGCAACGATTCCGTTAATTCCGCCTGCCCGAATTCCCTAAAGCCACCCCGCCCGCGTACACGCGGTCGCCCCTTCTTCCCCTCCCAACTTCCACCGCCCCCGAAAGCTTCCTCAGAAACCATTCGCCATCTCCTCCTCCACTGTCACTGTCGCTTCCTCGCCGCCCCCGCTCGGACCACTTCCCCGCGTCTACAGCGGCCTAACTCCGGCCCGGCTCCGCGGCCGCCGCCCTGCCGTCGCGTCCCTGGGGATGAAGGGCATGTGGAAGCAGAGCGGGCTGGCGGCCATGGCGTGCGCCGACGCGGGCCAACTCAGCCAGGCCGGGCGCTCCCGCAGGCGCGGGAGGCTCGTGGTGTACGCCTTCGCGGTGGCCTTCGCCGCATTGACGGCCTACATCGCCCTCTGCTCGCCCGCGGCCCCCGCTGGCGCGGCCGGAGACGGAGCCTCTTGGTTCGACGGTGTGTACGCCTCCACGGCGCCGTACCGCTCGCAGGTCTCgaccttcttctcctccatcttcccTACCAACTCGTCCGCCCCCTCGCCCGAGCCGTCTCGCCCCGACGGCGGTGGCGCGGCCAGCGGATCGAGCGAGGTGAATCGCGATGTGGATAGTAAGCAAGTCGGAAGCGGGGCAGGGAGCGGCAGTTCTGGTACGGCTGGGTCTGATAAGCAGTTGGGGAGTGGAGGTAGTGCGCCGAGCAGCAATGCCGCCGGTGCCGGTGCACCGTCGGCCGGAAATCCAGCGGGAAGTGGCACGGCCGCCGCCACGAGCGATTCTCCGATGGATAATCCTGCAACGAGTGGCGGTGCGCCGGTTAGCGGGGCAGATCGGAATAAAGGTAGTAGCCAGGCAGAGGCAGGGGGTTCTGCCGGAGAAAGAACCGTGGCGAAGGCCGACGAGGAGAGTGATGGATCCAATAAGCAGTCGGGAAGCGGAGCTCCGACAAATAATGGCGCCGCTGGAAATGTCACCGCGGTGAAGGCAGACACCAAGGATTCAGTTGATGTCTCCGGCGGTAGTTCTGCCAGAGATGGCAGCACGGTGAAGGCCGATCCTGAAATTGGGCCTGATAACCAGGCAGTGACTCCAAGCGCTGCTCCGAGCAGTGGCTCTGCTGCTGGAAATAGCACCACAGCGAAGGCTGATGGAAAGGATTCAGTTGGCGCGGCGAGCAGTGTCTCCGCCGGAATTGACACAGTAGCAAAGGCTGATCTGAATAATGAGTCTAATGCTTCGTCGGGAAGTGAAAATGGAGATGCAACCCATCAATCAGCACCAAGTGCTAGTCCAGTGAAGAGCAATGCCGAAGATGGCGGAATTCAGAGCGATAAAGCGAGTGAGTATGTGGCATCAACTAGTAATCAGACTGCGGTGGCCACGGAGAAAGGGGCTGGATCTTCAACCAAGAACCAAACCCTTGTAGCATCTCCAACTGCGACGAAACAGAATCAGACGAGTGGAGCTTCTTCTGTTGAAAGTGGTAGTGCGGTGAATAATAAGGAAGCAACTCCCCAGGTTAGTGCAGGTTCATTCAAGGATCATTCATCCCAAACAATCGCTGCAAAAGCTGGGAATCACAGCGAAGTTCTGGTCAAGGGGAATGTGACATCAACTAAACAAGCCGGTGGTGCCAGTGGAAATAAGAAGGTTGACTGGATAACGGAGATGGCCGGCTGTGACTTGTTCCATGGGAATTGGGTTCAGGACGACTCGTACCCTCTCTACCCCGGAGGATCGTGTCCTCACATCGATGAACCCTTCGACTGCCATCTCAATGGTCGCCCAGACCGAGCTTATGAGAAGCTCCGGTGGCAACCCAGTGGATGCAGCATTCCAAGGTGAGGAAGGCATACTAGACTAGCTCAATCAAATGTCAGTTAATTTATTTCATGCTTGGTGTGTAACATGCCCATTTCTGTTATTTGTTACACTAGATTGAATCCAACTGATATGTTGGAGAGGTTGAGGGGGAAAAGACTAGTTTTTGTTGGCGATTCACTCAACAGGAACATGTGGGAATCCCTGGTTTGTATACTGAGGAATTCTGTCAAGGACAAGAGGAAGGTTTTTGAGGCTTCTGGTAGGCGAGAGTTTAAGACCGAGGGCTCATACTCTTTCCTGTtcacggtatgtatgatctccaattgGACTGGCTCTACACTACTGTAATACTTTGCATCTTTTTCCATAATTAgaacatttttttgttttttttttgtttaggaCTATAACTGCAGCGTGGAGTTCTTCCGGTCTCCTTTCCTAGTTCAAGAGTGGGAGACGCGAGTCAGCAATGGAAATAAAAAGGAAACTCTTAGGCTTGACATTGTCGAGCAATCATCACCAAAGTACAAGGACGCGGAATTCATCATTTTCAATACTGGA harbors:
- the LOC123410898 gene encoding protein trichome birefringence-like 1, with amino-acid sequence MKGMWKQSGLAAMACADAGQLSQAGRSRRRGRLVVYAFAVAFAALTAYIALCSPAAPAGAAGDGASWFDGVYASTAPYRSQVSTFFSSIFPTNSSAPSPEPSRPDGGGAASGSSEVNRDVDSKQVGSGAGSGSSGTAGSDKQLGSGGSAPSSNAAGAGAPSAGNPAGSGTAAATSDSPMDNPATSGGAPVSGADRNKGSSQAEAGGSAGERTVAKADEESDGSNKQSGSGAPTNNGAAGNVTAVKADTKDSVDVSGGSSARDGSTVKADPEIGPDNQAVTPSAAPSSGSAAGNSTTAKADGKDSVGAASSVSAGIDTVAKADLNNESNASSGSENGDATHQSAPSASPVKSNAEDGGIQSDKASEYVASTSNQTAVATEKGAGSSTKNQTLVASPTATKQNQTSGASSVESGSAVNNKEATPQVSAGSFKDHSSQTIAAKAGNHSEVLVKGNVTSTKQAGGASGNKKVDWITEMAGCDLFHGNWVQDDSYPLYPGGSCPHIDEPFDCHLNGRPDRAYEKLRWQPSGCSIPRLNPTDMLERLRGKRLVFVGDSLNRNMWESLVCILRNSVKDKRKVFEASGRREFKTEGSYSFLFTDYNCSVEFFRSPFLVQEWETRVSNGNKKETLRLDIVEQSSPKYKDAEFIIFNTGHWWTHEKTALGKDYYQEGSHIYSELNVVDAFHKALITWSRWIDANVNPKKTTVMFRGYSASHFSGGQWNSGGSCDKETEPIRNEQYLSTYPPKMSILEDVIHKMRTPVVYLNITRLTDYRKDAHPSIYRKQHLSEEERRSPERYQDCSHWCLPGVPDSWNELVYAQLLISQHQMLQH